The following DNA comes from Salvia splendens isolate huo1 chromosome 17, SspV2, whole genome shotgun sequence.
aacatgtcctcgagagttggaatcgttctctcggactgtccatcggtttgtggatggaaagcagtactaaaattcagtcgAGTACCAAGCTCTCTTTgtagacttatccaaaatcttgaagtgaaccTTGTGTctcggtctgacgtgattgttacGGGCACTCCATGTAGCCGAATAATTTCTCTCACATAAATTCGGGCTAActtgtcggatccatgagttatgggaataggtataaaatgcgcactcttggtgaggcggtctatgattacccaaatggctgTATTTCCTTGCCGGGTCTTTGGTAAACcatcacgaaatccatggcgatatgttcccatttccacttcGGAATTTCCAACGGTTGCagcttcccatagggtcgttgatgtaaagtttttacttgttgacatgccaagCATTTCTCTACAAACGAAGTTAggtccctcttcattccatcccaccagaataatcccttcaagtcctggtacatcttggtacttccaggatgagcggtgtatggagtctcgtgtgcctcggtcaaaatttcatttcgaTGTCCTTCGTCGTTTGGCACACAAAGTCTCCCTTCAtaagtgagagcattatcagcctcCTCTCAAAATTTCTCTTGGtcgcccttcctcaccttcagtcgaaCCTTCTCTAAATTTTCATCATTTCGTTGTccttctattatccttgttCGCAGATCGGATACCACTACCAAGGTGGCGATCTTTCTTTTCACGGTCTCCGGAGCCTCACTACTTCCAATCGCATTTTGCTGAATTCGCGAACCAACTCTGCTTCTTGAGTGAGAAAGGCTGCCAATTGTGGTTGGGCTTTCCGGCTCAATGCATCGACCCCTACGtttgccttgcccggatgatagttaatgccACAGTCGTAATCCTTGACTAATTCAAGCCATCTGCGTTGTCTCATGTGCAAGTCTTTCAGCTCAAATAAGTATTTCAGACTCTTGTGGTTGGTGAAAATCTCACACcaaactccatagagatggtgcctccaaatcttcaatgcgtgcacaACGGCTGCTAATTCCAGGTCACGAGTAGGGTAGTTTAGTTCGTGTGGCCTCAACTGGCGTgaagcataggcaatcaccttaccattctgcatcaaaacacatccGAGTCCAACCTTAGACGCgtcagtgtaaaccacatagtctactcccggtttcggcacggctagaataggtgcggtggtcaacttctccttcaacaactggaaactagcctcacactccggtgtcaaattgaccttggtccccttcttcagttgttgagtcatcggccttgcgattttagaaaatccttcaataaatctccggtagtatcctgccagaccaaggaaactccgaatctcgtttggggtctttggcgccttccactgcTGTACGGCCTCAACCTTTGCGGGGTtaactcgaatcccttcggccgtcacaatatgccccagaaagtttacttcctttagccagaaatcacacttactgaacttggcgtacaacttctccgtTCTTAGTGTTTCCAGCGTGATCCTTAGGTGCTCCTCATGTTCTTTttcattcttcgagtaaaccagtacatcatctatgaatactaggacgaacttgtccaagtaggggtggaatactcgattcattaagtccataaatactgcaggtgcatttgtcagtccaaaaggcattactacaaactcataatgcccatacctcgttcggaacgccgtcttgggtatgtcTTCTCTTCGTACTCTCAGCTGATGATATCCTGACCTTaagtccatttttgaaaatactcctgctccccggagttggtcgaacaggtcatctatcctcggcagaggatacttgttcttgagggttaatTTGTTCCGTtcccggtagtctatgcacattctcaatgtcccgtctttcttcttcacaaacagcacaggtgctccccacggcgataCACTGGGTCGGATAAAACTCAAGTCCAGtagttcttgtagctggattttgagttcttccaactctttcgGTGCCATCCTGTAAGGTGCCTTCGATACTGGTGCGGCTCCGagttccagatcgatagtaaactccaactgtcggTCAGGTGGAGGTCCTGGCAACGCGTCAGGAAACACGTCGGGGAACTCACGTACTACcgccacatcttcaacttttctttctttcttgtcatgtccttgcAGGTAAACGAGATAGGCAGGAGtcccctttctaatcatcgtagCTGCTTGAAGTGCTGATATCACACAAGTCTGCTGATTCATCGAAATcccgtggaaggtagagggctccttccccggggtttgtaacgagatttgcctctcttggcatcgaatagtggcatagttttcagctagccagtccatcccgAAAATAACGTCAACGTTATCCATCGGCATAACATGTAGGTTGTAAGCCACTAAGCTAAGTTCTCCCACCACGAGTTCTATGTTCCAGCAAGATTGTGAAAGGTCTAcaaggcctcctaccggtgagttcacattcatcttatgttcaagtttATCAATAGGAAGTCTTAAAGCATTTACGCAGGAGCGCGATATAAAGaagtgcgacgcacccgtatcaaacagaacaacaacaggcatgtcaagtagtgttcccatacctgccagattatccTGCTTCGGCTCTCCTTATGCGGCTTTAGCTTGCTTGCGTCCCAAagcataggccctagcttgagtgGGGTATGGTTGGCGACGCTGCTGCGGCTGCTGAGGTGGTGTAAGATTCCCTCGAGGCCCATTCGGTGTTCCCCCAACTCCAGTGTTATTGTTGgtcgggcactctttggcgaagtgtccaactccaccacacttgtagcacacgttTGTCCCGACTCTGCACTCCCCCATGTGGTTCTTCTGGCACTTGGCGCAGGGAGGTGCCCTTTgacggaaatctccactttggtatggagcagcttgctttccttttccctgAGCTGAGTTTGGGGTACCCTGGgacctcttgttgtcaaagggtTCGCGGTTCCCGTCCCACTTCCTCTTATCTCAAAAATTCTGCTGTGgggtcggcggtgttggagtagtgggtgtaactatcttttcccgtggcatcgcttcctccacgtccaatgcacgagaCAATGACTCGGCATACGTGAGTCTTCCACGGCATGCTAGAGCCATTcttatttcgtgcctcagaccggcacaaaacttctcTGACATTTTCTCGTCAGTATTCACCTGCTCCGGTGCATATCGCGACATGTCGCATAGGGCACGAACATATTCATTCACTGTCATCCGCCCCTGCTTCAGGTTGTAGAAGTCGGCCTCCTTAGCCTTGTGGTAACTCCTCGGGATATACTTATCATAGAGTTCCTCCTTGAAGTCTTCCCAAGTTAGGGCGTCCAGTTGTTCCTGTGACATCGTTCGCTGCTTGGTCTCCCACAAAAATTCGGCGGACCCGGTGAGCTGGTAggtcacgcacgataggcgctcctggtcGGTGCACCTTAAGAACTTGAAGATACGTTTTATGGCCCGAATCTAGGTTTCAGCCTTGGccggatctcccattccatcgaatacgggaggacgttccttcCGAAACACCTTCTCAATGTTTCGTTCCGGCTATGGccgtggtggaggtggtggtggtggttgtccttcaggGCCCACACTActttgggtctcgttgcttgcctcATTCTCGTGATGAACGActgcacgtcggggaggcattctgttcaacacatgTGTTAGTACAAAAGTCCGATtttaccatcaccacaccacacaacctTTCTAAAAGCGATTTCACAAACTTTCCCATACATAACAAGGTAGAacgaacacaacgataaaacaacggaaactttattaacttaaaaccaaacaagtacgtgtttccacaaggtctttGCAATAAGAGAAGAAACCAAAGCGTCAAGAGAAAACATTACATCGttcgtcaaaacaaaacattcaaagctaatcaaaacatcaaaagaacactactcctcgggagctctctcataATTCGCCCCTTTCTCACTTTCAACCTCAACCTCCCTTgcaaggggctcttcttcggggtcttcctcatcctccatgggatcctcctcgtcttcaaggggttcttcctcatcttcaagaggatcttcctcctcttcctcgtcATTCTCCCGCACATAAGTAGCGACGTCAATATGCTTATCGACCACGAGAACTTCCATCGCGGGAGGTGCAGAGGTGCGCATCCCAAGTCTCCTCTTCTTGGGGAAGTTTGGCTGCGGCGTCTCACTCTCGTACCGACCCCCACTGTAGGGGCTGCAACTCGATGAGGATGCCTCCTTCCTAAGAGGGgcatagggtggcggtccatcacgagcatcgaccagagcttccaagagaaccttcacaaaaccatgcatgtctcctTGCACACTATAGTCG
Coding sequences within:
- the LOC121774593 gene encoding proline-, glutamic acid- and leucine-rich protein 1-like — encoded protein: MHGFVKVLLEALVDARDGPPPYAPLRKEASSSSCSPYSGGRYESETPQPNFPKKRRLGMRTSAPPAMEVLVVDKHIDVATYVRENDEEEEEDPLEDEEEPLEDEEDPMEDEEDPEEEPLAREVEVESEKGANYERAPEE